The region TTTGTCGAAGATTTTCTCGGAGCGAACTGAGATCTCTGGCTCTGGAGGGTTATGCAGGTAACAGGACGAGGGCTCTAAAATCTCCCCTGAGCAGAACTGGCTAGAAACGTACTTCAGGCTATACCACCCTGGCTCTTTGATCATAGGCTTCTGGTCCACTGATTTGAGTGACAGCTGGCGGACTGTACGAGCAGAATCGTCGACGCTCCCCTGCCCATCAGTACCGAAGGAGTAAATTAAAGAGAATGGCCCATCGTTTTCGTATCCATGGTCTGTGCTATGGAATTTGACGGGGAGTGGGTGACTTTCTCCACGTGCGACTTCAAGGAATTGTTGATCGTTGCATCCAGAGAGAGATAGCTTGGGGATTTCATGAACAGAGAAGTGATGCCACTGAGCTAGAGATTTCACAGATTGTCGATCAAGATCTTCTAGAACCATCGAATAATTCGCAACGTTGCCCGAGCCATCATGAACCTCCTCGATCATGTAGAGCCAATCACCGCCAATGTTCAGAGACTCGTTTAGAGGTATTTCAATGATCTGACTTTTAGCCCAGGTGATATCTGGCTCCCGTCCATCGAACAACCGACCAAGCGACCTATGACCGAGAAGTGGAGTCCGTAAATGGTCTGGTTGGATGTTTTGAAATGAGAAACCTCGGTCATGGTCGTTCACCTGCCTGGAATACTTTATTTTCAAGGGCGGAGTACCCTCAACGGCTAGCACTAGGTTCGAGAGCTCACCACGGCACTTATGCGTGTGTGAGTTTTTGATTAGAGCGCGAGGGCAGGCAGTGACTATAGAATCCGAAGCTCGCACCCGGACCTCAAGCTTGGACTCATCAACGACACGCTGTAAACGATATATTCCGGTTTTCCGAATTGGTAGGAGGAGATCACGGTGTAACTCAGAAGACAATTGGGAGCGCCTCTTGTCTGACTGCCGTTTCAATTGTTTCAGTTGTTTACTTTGAATCGTCACAATCTCACTGTCGCCATTGTTGAAGTCAAGGCGTAGCAGCTCTATCAGTATAGGATCGGTTTGATTCACTCGGATTGGCAATTCAACAGCTGTTTTCTGAGCGTCCAGGCAAAGTGGTGCCAGCTCTGGGTTCAAGACGGCAGACCTACATACGCCTCAGTTTTGTAAAGAGAATAAAGTTGGAAGCATATGGTGGGTAACCTTACCCTTCCGGAAGGATGTTGATTATTTGCTTTCCGAGAATGAGTGACGCATTATTTATAATGTCGCCAGGCTTAATGCTCTGCCCCGAGATTGAGAGTTCTCGATCATAAGCTAGTCTCATCATTCCAGAAAGCCAAATGCCAACGGGAATCTGACAAACATCAGTGGATTTCAACTCCATTCATTTTGAGTTAGCACCTACTGGAATGCGaaacatcaagaagatgttgAAGGCGACGTGAACTAGAAGGAGCGCAAGCGTTGTTGGGAAGGCCCATTCCAACCAGGGAATGCGCAAAGCCTGAAGACCGAAGAGAAAGACACCATCTATAGAGGCCCATTTCAGGAACAGCCAGGTAGAGTCCAAATCGTCAGAAGCTGTCCAGGCCTCGTAGAACCGCCACGCGTTGAGGGCGACGTAGGCGGCTGCTACGTACAAGCGTTGCGTCGGCGGGTCGATTATGCTAGATGGGACGAGCGACGAACTCGCATCCTGATCAGCAGACGGTGCCTGCGAGACGACTTTTGAACGTGGAGCATTCCGTGGTATGGGCCGCGAGGGGGATCGATTGTAGTCTCTTGTCTTCTGCGTCGTTTGAGGCGTTGATGGAAACGCGGAGCGAAGGCGGGGAGTGTCGCTCATGGCATGCTGTGGTCGCGGACTCTCAGCAGGCGATGATGTAGTTGGTGCAAACTCCCAACAGAGAGAAACGCCAACGATATGCTGAAGGTTTGTAGAGAGGGTTTAAACAGAGACTAATATGTGCAGCTTTCTTGCGAGAGAATGCGCAGCTTGACCCAATCGTCGGTGTTGCGCTTCTAACTCTGGGATAGTTGTTAAGTCGAAGCCCGTCTGATGGCCGATATTTTCTTTGACGCGCACATCCCTAATCGGGACTAGTCTTAGGGAGATCATCCCTACAGCTAGCCAGCATCCGAACCTGAGCTCCATGCATCTCAGACCAAGTACAAAATCTCTTCTTACCAGCCGCTGAATCTTAATTGAAGACTTAGCATCGCTATAACCACACCAGAGCATGTGAGAACCAAGCCTACGCGGTCGAAGTAAGCTCGTCTTATTCTAACCAGTCGAACCTTATCGTTTCATTTAAACAAAACGTCCTCAGAAAGGCTAGGTTGAATCTGACAGACTCTTTCAGCAAGCTCTTGAAGCAGCATATTGTTCCAATCCTTTCAAAACTACTGGACAGCTCACTACTTCGTTCATCGTACAAATTATGAGTGATCGCTTGAAACGGAGAAAGTTGAATGGTTCTGCGGAGCGTAGAGATGGGAGGATTGATTCTTATCGAGCTGCCTCGAAAGACGAGAAAGAGTCCTGGAATGGATTCTGCGAGCTGGAATCGGAACCAGTATGTATATCTTGATTTATGTTGCCCCACCCATACTCATACTCAAAAGGCTCTCTTCAATGTGATGCTCCGGGAATTTGGAGTTAGAGGTGTCAAAGTTCAAGAGATTGTATCATTGGATGATGAActcttggctttcttgaaGTAAGGGTCTCTGAGCCTCAGGATACATGCTGTATACTGAGCACGCGCAAATCCGTACAGTAAGCCAGTTTACGGCATTATATTTTTGTTCCGctggcaagaagatgatccaGAGAAACAGGAAGCAAGCTGTCCTGAAGGACTTTGGTTTGCAAATCAAGTTCGTATTCCCAGCTCTATTTTCACCGTCTTGTTGTTGACTCACGGGCGATTGTCATGCTAGACAGCGAATAATGCCTGTGCTAGCGTTGCTCTCCTGAACATCGTCAACAACATTGAAGGCGCAGATCTCGGAGAGAATCTTCGGAGCTTCAAAGATTTTACCATGCCATTTACACCCGCACTGCGAGGAGACGCAATAAATAACTTTGAATTCGTCAAAAGAATACATAACTCGTTTGCTAGGTACATAATCATAAGCAGCTACGATTGTCAAGTGGATCTAACATTGCGCGTAGGAGAATGGATATGCTCAATTCCGACCTCCAGCTTAAATACGAGGCGGCATTCAAGCGCAATCGGTCGAAGAAAAGTAGCCATGAGGAGCATGAGGCTGATGCGGGATTCCATTTTATTGCCTTTGTTCCTGCCTTGGGGAAGGTTTGGAAGTTTGATGGGTTAGAACGCCAGCCCCAGGCCCTCGGTTCGTGCTGTGTAATGAAGGAACATATGGCGATGTTGCTAATATAGACTATAGGTGTATTCGAGCCGGAAAGCGATTGGCTAGACCTGGTAAAGCCGAACATAGAGGCCCGGATGGATAAATATGGGATCGAGTTCTCAATCCTGAGCCTTGTTCGAGATCCGCTACCGGATCTTGTCAACCGACTCGCAGTGAACATTAAACAGCTGCAGGCGATTGAGAGGGCTATAAACCCACAAAAGCCAGAACTGGGTTGTGACGAATCGTCGGCTAGTGAACCCCTTGATGAGAACACCCTCTTGGGCCCCGATGAATCTTACGGCGTGACCGAAGAAGCCTTCAACAAGGCAGCTATGCCTGTTGGGGAAGCAGAAAAATATTCAGGGTTTACAGCAGATGAATTGTCAAAACACCGCACGGAACTGAGCAGGGCACAACTAGACCTCCGAACGGCTATTCGAGAGGAACAGCAGTCGCAGCGGGCAGACGAAGAGTATGCCGAGGGGCGGAGATATGATTATGGACCGGCAATAAGAACTTGGCTACGCTTTTTGGCCCGGAAGCGGATTATTGAAGACTTGATTCCCATATCCCAACAGCGATGGTAGAACGAATATGGTCTTAGTTGCCCTGATTGGAAGATACTCTACTTACAGTTGTGCACGAATGATCAATGAACTTACCTGAAAATCAAACCAACTACGGGGTGCTGTTTATAGCCACAAAAGAAAGGTGGAAAGTTTTCGTGACGCGCCGATTGGACGAGAGGTCCTTTTCGCCGTAACCGAAAGTAGCAAGTCGCGAGGCCTCAAGATTGTTCAGTTCTAACTACGAAGATCTTCAAGGCGGCTTGTCTTCGACAACCCCGCGTTCAGCCGAGTCATCCGTGTCCTGAAAGGCGCACTTCACAGTATTTGTAAAGCACGCTTTGCCCGACCATAATGGGTGTTGTTATGGAGTAAAGAAGACCTGAGAATCGGAGGCTTGACCGGTTCAAGACGTCACCGCCTGCTCTCCAAACCGACCGCTTCGTCTCAACAACTCGCTTCAACGTTGGCTTGCCTCTTTGCTCTTTATTTTCTTCCCCTTGCCTAGATGCTACAGAGACTATTGGAATTGCTTTCGTTTCCCCCTTGCCCGCTCCTATTGCTATATATCACCGCACGCCTGCTTTTCTGCCCTGCTTTGGGCCTCTCAGTTTGACATCCATATCTTTTGCGTCTGGACGCCAAAGCTAGATTTGTCGAAATTTTCCTACATATTGCACATATTTCCGTCAGCTAAAgcctgctgcagctggcttACAGCTATATCCCTAGACTCTCATTGTAACAGGTTCTCGGAAGCACCAAAATAATTATGTCTTCCACATTAACGCCCGACCTGCCTGAGAAGACCCCCGATGAATCTTCAAAGCTGAAGACATTTCTGTCCATCCTTCGGAAGTATGTGTTCTTGAGCCTGCTGGCAAAACTCTTAATGATCCTGCCTTTGCGCTAACCGAGCCGCATTATCTATTCAGATTCGTCGGCGTGAGCGATATTGCATCCGTGAGATTTTCGCTACCTGCACAGCTTCTGGAGCCAACTCCTAACCTGGGTAGGTTACTTGATCCTTGATATTGGTAGATGATGGTGGGTGTTGCAGAGTGTTGACCGGGCTTTGGTTCATTAGAATACTGGAATTACTTGGATAGACCGGAGACCTTCGTAAGGTCAGCAATATCGCCTTGTCATCAACCTCCCAGATTCAGTTTCTGACTGGAAATCTACAGCATCGGTACATCAGAAGAACCATTGGGACGGATGCTGGAGGTTTTGCGATTCTGGTTTACCAAAGACCTGGTTTgctgttcttcctcgtttTTAGGGAATGTGCTCTTTCCTGCTAACTGCCAACAGAAATACATTAAAGGTAAACCCTGCAAACCGTATAATTCGACCCTTGGAGAATTTTTTAGGGTAAGCTCACGGCATTGCCCTCAATACCCCACCGTTTCCAGTGCTGACCGCAATTTCAAAAATTTAGTGTAGCTGGGAAGTAGATTCCACCCTTCCCGAATTGCCTTTGGCGTCCAAAGAAGGGCCAGTAAATGGTACTTCAATTGCGAAAGGTGTCAATGGGAAACCGGCCAGGGTGTGCTTCTTGACCGAACAAACATCTCACCATCCACCAGTGTCCGCATTCTACATTGATTGTCCAGACACGGGAGTATCTGCTCGTGGATTCGATCAGATCAGTGCCAAATTTACCGGGACAAGCATTCGTGTTGCCCCTGGTCAGCATAATCTCGGAATCTTCATCAACATTAGCAAGAGGGACGACGAAGAATATCAGTTGACGCATCCCGCTGCTCATCTCGGTGGCCTGTTGAGGGGAGCTTTGTCAATAAGTGTGGCTGACACATGTTACATTGTCTGCCCAAAAACAAGGATTAAGGTTATTTTGCAGTACTTAGAGGATGGCTGGATCAGCCGAGCTCAGAATAAGGTTGAGGGAGTCATTTTCCAGTACGATCCAGAAAAGGATACCATTACCAGGATAAAAGACGTCCAAGAAGGTGACATCCTTGCCAAAATATCAGGATCGTGGCACGGCGAAATGTACTACACTCTAGCAGGAACGAGTGAGCCTCGCCTTCTGATTGACATCGGGCCTCTTTTTCCTGTCGCGAAGACTTTGCCGCCGGTGGATACTCAGCTTTCCAACGAATCTCGAAAGTTCTGGTCAGGTGTGACCGAGGCAATATTGGACAAGAGATATAGCCAAGCCACCAAGCTGAAAATGGAAATCGAGGACCGACAACGGCAGAAGGCTGCGGAACGTCAAGAAAAGAACGAGGAGTGGAAGCCGCGCTTCTTCACCGGGTCCGTCACACCTTTGGGCAAACCGGCCTTGAGCGAGGAAGGCGTGAAGGCCCTCGAGGGTATTCGAACTCAACAGTACCATCTAGATGAAAGCGAGATCAAAGGCGCCTAGTCCGGATTTTCATTGGAGTATATTACTAAGTCCCTCATATGGGCCCGATCTTTGTGCACTATGAGGAGTGCCATGATGATCGGTGTGGTTTTGACTTCCACCGCTTACATTCTCACCTTCTTTGGCATTGCCTTTTCTCGGGACCGTACGCAGCAGGCTCATGCTGTATCTATATGTTGCCTAAAGCCATTCCTAATATCTTAGATTTCGAGCTATTGTCACAAGTGGCAGGTCCTCTTCTGTACTCAAATCCACCTTGGCTATGTTTCCGCCGATACTGTCGAACCCTGCAATGTACGAACTATAATCATGATGGAGGATTCATCTTACCTGACGCGCAGCGTCTTTTAAGTGCTGCGCTGCAAATACCAACTAGAGAAACACGAACGAGAAATGGTTGAAATAAAGAATCACCACAATGCTATAGCCCTATACCCGATTACAAACTCCAACACATGCTGCGCCACCATCATCCTGAATATAAACAAACCAAATGTCCAAAGGGTAAAAAAAACGAGTCATTTGCATTCCATCGTGCCGTCAGAGAAGAGCCTAGGCAGTTGCCATGTTGATAACTTTGTTGAACCCACCAGCCACAATTTTAGCTATCTCCTCATTCTTatgcggaagaagagacaGTGTGTATGCAACATCGTTCCACTGCCGTTCCGTTTCGCATCTTGGTAACCGGGCAGCTAGTTTCTCCGCTAACTGGCGGGCATGTTTTTCCTGTAGAGCAATGTATGTTAGTTTCATGTTCCTGCTTGGAAAAGCTTTATGTTCTCAAGAACAGAAATAAACTTACCTTTTCAATAAAACCGATCAGGAACTTGACAATGCGCCTAAGTGCTCCTTCTTCTAGATTGCGCTCTGCACTTAGAAGACTAAACATATCAACGAAGTGGTTATAAACAGCATTGTCCTTGCCGGCCAATTCTGTGAAGAACATGCGGGACAAATCGGCTATTCTcttgtcatcgtcttccaAGCATTTCGCCATTTCACCCAACTGtcccttgaccttgactTGACCAGCTAGGATGAGGAACGTGAGAGTCATCAGGCAAGTACGCTTGACGGAagcgtcgtcgtcgttgaGACGCCGGTAGAGGAAATCCGTGTTTTCGTCAATCAAATGATTGAAGCACACGGCCATGTCACCAAGAGCAATAACTGCATTACTCCGTACAATGGGGTCTTCGGAGCGCTCCATGATGGTGATCAAGAGAGGAAGGTTCTTTTCGCAGTATTCAGCGGAGACACACATCAGCTTCGCCATGCATATGGTTGCGGCAGCTTGAAGGTTACGGTCAGAGTAagtgttgttgttggcgcAGATCTCTGCAACCAATGGTCCAAAATTTGACAGCAGGGAGTTTGCACCATACAGGAGTTCCCGTTCACGAATATGTGCTATTGCTTCCGTGAAATCATCTTCAGTCGTGCCGCCAATGAGGTCTAATTCATCATTCTCACCAGGCTCGTCATTTTTTTGAACTGCCATATTGAGtggcttgttcttctcttgctctgCCTTGCGACGTTTGAAGTCAAGCTCACACAACTCTAAATGGACGATCTGTTTGATCGCAATATGACCCACAATAAATAAAAGTTGAGACAAGGCAGCTGACGAAGTCTTCTGCCCTGAGACAGATTTTTCAGTTGAAGCTGTGCCAGGGCGCTGGCCGTCTTCATTATCAgggcttcttgaagatggcggcCGTGTTTGTGGCTGGAATACGGACCTTGTTTTCCGCTTAACAATATCTGAACAAAGGACATCTGGATGTTTAGACAGAGCATAGATGGCGCTGATAGCCTGTTCTGCTACTCCGTACCACTCCTTACTATCCGAGACAGTTTCAACCATGGCCGCAAGCTTAGTCAGAACTGGGTGGTCGTTCGTGAGCTTGGAGATTCCAGACTCCTTTGACTTAGCCTGGCGGCCAGGAACCATTCGCCTGAGTGCAATGCATGTATATTTTGCGAGGATCAGATCCGATCTGCCAAGGCTTCCAAGGCCGATCCTGAGCATTATCTCAATTTCTTTAATGACAATTTCTGGATCGGCTAGAGCAATCATGCCTAGAACGATGATGGCCCCTCGGCGCTGGGTCCTGGAGatctctttcttctgcaCGCCGTAAACTTGCCAAAGTTTAGCAATCACAGCATCGGATATATGGCCCGCCCTCATCATAGTGCTGAGTAGTTGTTCAAGACATGTGAGTTCAGCGGGAGTCGCGCCAAATGTGAGACTAAGCATATTCCTGGCAATATAATTCGCAGCGTCATTAGGACTAAACGTGTCTGGCGCTTCAAAGAAGAGTCCTTTATAGCAATCGATCAAGTGAGTTTGGACGCCTTTTCCTTCGTCACTGTTGCCTTTGGTCCAAATGAGCCTCAGCATTCGCCGAATACCAGTGCGAGCAGTCTCCACTTTGTAAGCGTCCAACATGACAAAAAAATCCATTGCCTCAATAGCCTCACTTTTATTCTTTGAAGAAAGGAGCTGAGTCACAATATTAGATGCCGCGTGGAGAACCTCAATAAAGCGTATTGCTTCGTTGTAATACTTTCTAGTCAGTTGCAATCGTGTAAGCAACTCCGACGTAGCGGCTTGTTCAGCGGCTTTCTTCATCGCTATcgtcttttcctcttctgacATGCGTGGCGCCTTTGACGGTGAGTCGTCCGGTAACTGCGTGGCATCGTCCAGCAGTTCACTGTCGATATGCGAAGCGTCCCCAGAATCGAATCCCGGCGTCTCTGGAGGTCTCAGCGCATTGAGTTCAGCATCGACGGCATCAAGGCGCTCTGTCCATTCCTTTAAGGAAAGCTGCCCGCCATGCATGACGCTAAAAGGGTGTGTTGAGACTAATTTAGCGATTAACTTGATCGCATTCCGCCGTACATTGCTACTCTTGTCCTCCAAACTTCTGGCCGCCaactctgcagctgcttgCCGACGTTTCGGGAACTTCTGTTCTAGATCACAAATCCTCATGTAGACTTGGATAGCTCGGCAACGGCAGTACGGGTTGATATCGAGAAAGCGCTCCTCAAGAACATCGAAGAACGCGTTGATTTGTGATTTGTAGTTGTCAGTTCGCTCTTCCTGTTTGCTGAGGTCTGCTATAAGGTTTCCGCAAACTTCTATCACGGCGCACCGCAGAGTATATGACTAGAGGGAAGAGTTAGATAACTCTTCGACCTAAGTATGTAACGGGACAGGTATATTACCTCACTGTCGAGCTGTTTCGCTAAAAGCGTCATTTGCTTTATAATTAGCCTGGGAGCCAGTTCTGAAAGCTTTATGATGAAGGCGGAGACTGATTTTGGCCCTCTGGTGTCGTTCGAGTTGAATTCTTTGTTTCCGAGTTCCCTGGTGATCCATTAGTGAATGAAAATAGCAGAGATTGAGTACGGCTGAAGTACTTTAAAATCTCATCGGATAACTGCGGGTAATCATATTGCTCCGCAAGGATATGCAGAAACTCTGCCATGGGCTCTGAGAGGTGTTCGAAGTATGTCAAGCTTTGCACAATTGATGTCTGAGCGCCTGGATGGAGAGTTAGGTTTGAAGTCCCAAGACCTTTCCCGCCAAAGACTTACCAAAACCATGACCGTGATGCTTCACCGCAATACAAAGGACTTTGAACGCGTGCATCCGAATCGCCATACTCTTCACTCTCTGTTCGCTCTCTAAAATGAGGTAACTTGAACGGGTAAACAGGTTGATAAAAGTGTCACGGTCCGACGTAGTCAAAAAGATTTTGCTGAGTTTCAACTTCATGACTTTGCACATAGTTTCCATTGCAACCTGAATCTGGGCTGTTCCATCCCAGTTGCTATCCTTGGTAGTTCTAGGTCTCCCTGACTTACCCGTTCCCCGCCGGGCGGGCAAGGCTTCTGCTGGCTTTTCGGCTGCCTTCAACTCGACAGCGGACAGCGCCCATTGAAGGATAAAACCATACATCTCCAGAAGTTCCTTATGGGGTTGAATACTATCTTGCTCATCGGATTCGAGATCTCCATGAATAATATCCGCTTCAACCGATAATCCAGAAACTATCAGGTCGAGAAGTTTACTCAGAGACTTTGTCGGCAGGAAGTTGGAATATCTGTAATGATTCAAAAGTTCAGAATTGGGACCAAATGGGCCAACAAGGGGCTCGGGGTTAGGGGCGAAGGCGCACTTTAGAAGAAACTGCAACGAGTCAAACGAAGATGCTCTGGCTAGCGCCTCTGGGTTCTCAGCCACAGCATCCACGATGGAGTTCAAGACATTGTCGATGACTGTGCTGGGCAGCTGCTCAGGCTCGGTTTCGAAACCGAGCAGCTCCGTGTCGGCTTCAGGAGTTGGGACGGAGTTTGGGTCGCTCAAATAATACTTGAGAGATTCATTGATATCGAACCGAATCCTCTCCTCCATATtggagagggcgagggagGACCTCGAAGGACTATCTGCGAGGGGTGCTGCTTCACGGCGACGAGCCGTGGGATCAGAGTCGAGGGCGGGAAAGTCGATGTTGGTGGTGGGTGGGCTGTCGGGTCGATTTGTTTGTATCTTTCCGATTTAGGCGCCGTTTTCCCGCCGACCAGATTCGCCGCTGTAAGTCATGTGAACAAAAACATAGTAACGACTGGTTTTTCCCCCAAATGGAGGCTTCCCTGCGTTTAATCTTATCATTGTTGTCAATATAGGAGATTTGTCTTCTTTGGTGGAACCAAAACCCTTACAATCATTCGTCCATTTATCCTCCCTTCTGCCATTTACAGCCGAAGAGCTTCTCACCGCGCGCCCATTTGCGAAATACACTTGTATTTCAGTGATTGCTGTAACCAAACTTGCTTATCGGGATAAATAAACAACACTAACCTATACTGTCTTTAGACATTTTACACGCTGCTATAAAGAATATTGTCAAGATCCCGCGCTCCCAAGTCATTCTGCAACGAAATCTCCAGCGAACCCTCTTTAAACCCATACGTGCCTTCTGACCCTTCTTCTAATCGCGAGCGCGCAGATTTTGATTCTTTATGATTTATTTTCATAACAGACCTTTTCCCTCCCTTCCATACGGCGGCGAAACCCATCGAGTGTAATCCGGCCGCTGTGATTTCCCTCCCACCACCCGCTTCGTCCGCCGAGGCCATGTCTATGCTTGACGCGCCCTCCACCAGCATGCCCGATCTCCAACGCACCCAGACCGTATCACAGCTGTCGAAATATGATCGGAAATCTAGAACAGCAGCTAATTATGGTCAACTACTAGAAAAGCCTGACCAGGAGCATGAtcatgaagaggatgaccaggaggaggaagttgatgaGGTTGTCTTGGAGGATATGAAAAAGCTCGAAGACAACTTTCCAGGGATTTCAGATCGCTTCCGTTTGGTGAATAGGATTGGTGAAGGTATTGTCTGCAATGCACCTTCATTTACCATACGGCACGCCCGGAACACCTGGATCGCCTGACTAAACTTATAATCTGGTTTATAGGCACTTTCTCTACTGTATACAAGGCCGAAGATCTCCTATACGACCACTACCGAAATG is a window of Aspergillus nidulans FGSC A4 chromosome VI DNA encoding:
- a CDS encoding ubiquitin C-terminal hydrolase 37 (transcript_id=CADANIAT00009581), translating into MSDRLKRRKLNGSAERRDGRIDSYRAASKDEKESWNGFCELESEPALFNVMLREFGVRGVKVQEIVSLDDELLAFLNKPVYGIIFLFRWQEDDPEKQEASCPEGLWFANQTANNACASVALLNIVNNIEGADLGENLRSFKDFTMPFTPALRGDAINNFEFVKRIHNSFARRMDMLNSDLQLKYEAAFKRNRSKKSSHEEHEADAGFHFIAFVPALGKVWKFDGLERQPQALGVFEPESDWLDLVKPNIEARMDKYGIEFSILSLVRDPLPDLVNRLAVNIKQLQAIERAINPQKPELGCDESSASEPLDENTLLGPDESYGVTEEAFNKAAMPVGEAEKYSGFTADELSKHRTELSRAQLDLRTAIREEQQSQRADEEYAEGRRYDYGPAIRTWLRFLARKRIIEDLIPISQQRW
- a CDS encoding condensin subunit YCS4 (transcript_id=CADANIAT00009583), translated to MEERIRFDINESLKYYLSDPNSVPTPEADTELLGFETEPEQLPSTVIDNVLNSIVDAVAENPEALARASSFDSLQFLLKYSNFLPTKSLSKLLDLIVSGLSVEADIIHGDLESDEQDSIQPHKELLEMYGFILQWALSAVELKAAEKPAEALPARRGTGKSGRPRTTKDSNWDGTAQIQVAMETMCKVMKLKLSKIFLTTSDRDTFINLFTRSSYLILESEQRVKSMAIRMHAFKVLCIAVKHHGHGFGAQTSIVQSLTYFEHLSEPMAEFLHILAEQYDYPQLSDEILKELGNKEFNSNDTRGPKSVSAFIIKLSELAPRLIIKQMTLLAKQLDSESYTLRCAVIEVCGNLIADLSKQEERTDNYKSQINAFFDVLEERFLDINPYCRCRAIQVYMRICDLEQKFPKRRQAAAELAARSLEDKSSNVRRNAIKLIAKLVSTHPFSVMHGGQLSLKEWTERLDAVDAELNALRPPETPGFDSGDASHIDSELLDDATQLPDDSPSKAPRMSEEEKTIAMKKAAEQAATSELLTRLQLTRKYYNEAIRFIEVLHAASNIVTQLLSSKNKSEAIEAMDFFVMLDAYKVETARTGIRRMLRLIWTKGNSDEGKGVQTHLIDCYKGLFFEAPDTFSPNDAANYIARNMLSLTFGATPAELTCLEQLLSTMMRAGHISDAVIAKLWQVYGVQKKEISRTQRRGAIIVLGMIALADPEIVIKEIEIMLRIGLGSLGRSDLILAKYTCIALRRMVPGRQAKSKESGISKLTNDHPVLTKLAAMVETVSDSKEWYGVAEQAISAIYALSKHPDVLCSDIVKRKTRSVFQPQTRPPSSRSPDNEDGQRPGTASTEKSVSGQKTSSAALSQLLFIVGHIAIKQIVHLELCELDFKRRKAEQEKNKPLNMAVQKNDEPGENDELDLIGGTTEDDFTEAIAHIRERELLYGANSLLSNFGPLVAEICANNNTYSDRNLQAAATICMAKLMCVSAEYCEKNLPLLITIMERSEDPIVRSNAVIALGDMAVCFNHLIDENTDFLYRRLNDDDASVKRTCLMTLTFLILAGQVKVKGQLGEMAKCLEDDDKRIADLSRMFFTELAGKDNAVYNHFVDMFSLLSAERNLEEGALRRIVKFLIGFIEKEKHARQLAEKLAARLPRCETERQWNDVAYTLSLLPHKNEEIAKIVAGGFNKVINMATA
- a CDS encoding putative oxysterol binding protein (Orp8) (transcript_id=CADANIAT00009582), with product MSSTLTPDLPEKTPDESSKLKTFLSILRKFVGVSDIASVRFSLPAQLLEPTPNLDRRPSIGTSEEPLGRMLEVLRFWFTKDLKYIKGKPCKPYNSTLGEFFRCSWEVDSTLPELPLASKEGPVNGTSIAKGVNGKPARVCFLTEQTSHHPPVSAFYIDCPDTGVSARGFDQISAKFTGTSIRVAPGQHNLGIFINISKRDDEEYQLTHPAAHLGGLLRGALSISVADTCYIVCPKTRIKVILQYLEDGWISRAQNKVEGVIFQYDPEKDTITRIKDVQEGDILAKISGSWHGEMYYTLAGTSEPRLLIDIGPLFPVAKTLPPVDTQLSNESRKFWSGVTEAILDKRYSQATKLKMEIEDRQRQKAAERQEKNEEWKPRFFTGSVTPLGKPALSEEGVKALEGIRTQQYHLDESEIKGA